One window of Erwinia aphidicola genomic DNA carries:
- the kdpF gene encoding K(+)-transporting ATPase subunit F, translating to MSVAVISGIVLVFMLLAYLVYALINAEAF from the coding sequence GTGAGCGTTGCCGTAATAAGCGGAATTGTGCTGGTCTTTATGCTGTTGGCGTACCTGGTGTATGCCCTGATCAATGCGGAGGCGTTCTGA
- a CDS encoding type II toxin-antitoxin system RelE/ParE family toxin — MKYQVRWATAALADREAIFRYLYREAGCPVATQTDEKFVAMSRLLAEQPQSGVVISGNDKRRRLTLSHLPFIMVYAISAQQISILRLLHTSRKVSALYR, encoded by the coding sequence ATGAAATATCAGGTCCGGTGGGCAACGGCCGCGCTCGCTGACAGGGAAGCAATCTTTCGCTATCTGTACCGTGAAGCCGGTTGCCCCGTTGCCACACAAACAGATGAGAAATTTGTCGCGATGAGTCGCCTGCTGGCTGAGCAGCCTCAAAGCGGTGTCGTTATCAGCGGCAATGACAAGCGCCGCAGGCTGACCCTGTCCCATCTGCCTTTTATCATGGTTTACGCCATCAGCGCGCAGCAGATATCGATTCTGCGCCTACTGCATACCTCACGCAAAGTGAGCGCCCTTTACCGCTGA
- a CDS encoding damage-inducible protein J codes for MPTIHFRIDDETKRLAMQAAERRKVSLTELMRQRAEELAAEEREYQNDSHDRWLEMQIAQAFNRFDAGESEFVSDEQANAHMDNLKVLAAKGEL; via the coding sequence ATGCCCACCATCCATTTCCGAATTGATGATGAGACGAAGCGTCTGGCGATGCAGGCCGCTGAACGCCGTAAGGTCAGCCTGACGGAACTGATGCGCCAGCGCGCAGAGGAACTTGCTGCCGAGGAGCGGGAATATCAAAACGACAGCCACGATCGCTGGCTGGAAATGCAAATTGCACAGGCGTTTAACCGCTTTGATGCGGGGGAAAGCGAATTTGTCAGCGATGAACAGGCGAATGCCCATATGGACAATCTCAAAGTGCTGGCGGCTAAAGGTGAGTTATGA
- the kdpA gene encoding potassium-transporting ATPase subunit KdpA, which produces MAAPAFLLIASYLALLMLLARPLGKGLARLVEDRPLAGLGAFERVLWRVSGVRPAGMNWQRYLVAILLFNACGLLLLFILLMNQASLPLNPQQLPNLSWHLALNTAVSFVTNTNWQAYAGESTLSYFSQMVGLTVQNFLSAATGIAVAFALMRGFVNRAVGDLGNAWRDITRITLYVLLPLSLLMALFLVSQGVLQNTDGYLSLTTLEGVKQTLPMGPVASQEAIKMIGTNGGGFFNANSAHPFENPTVYSNFVQMLAIFLIPAALCFAFGDVLRDRRQGHTLLWAMSLMFLGAVVVVMWAELNGNPHFLTLGADSAINMEGKETRFGILNSSLFAVITTAASCGAVNAMHDSFTALGGMVPMWLMQIGEVVFGGVGAGLYGMLLFVLLAVFIAGLMIGRSPEYLGKKIDVWEMKMTALAILVTPCLVLLGTALAMMTEAGRSGMANPGTHGFSEVLYAVSSAANNNGSAFAGLSANTPFWNLLLAFCMLVGRFGIIIPVLAIAGSLALKKVQPAGQGTLPTHGVLFIALLIGTVLLVGALTFIPALALGPVAEHLS; this is translated from the coding sequence ATGGCTGCCCCTGCATTCTTACTGATTGCCAGCTATCTGGCGCTGCTGATGCTGCTGGCCCGCCCGCTGGGCAAAGGGCTGGCGCGGCTGGTGGAGGATCGCCCGTTAGCGGGCCTTGGCGCGTTTGAACGTGTGCTATGGCGCGTAAGCGGCGTGCGCCCGGCGGGCATGAACTGGCAGCGCTACCTTGTGGCTATCCTGCTGTTTAACGCCTGCGGCCTGCTGCTGCTGTTTATCCTGCTGATGAACCAGGCGTCGCTGCCGCTTAACCCGCAGCAGCTGCCCAACCTCAGCTGGCACCTGGCGCTGAATACCGCCGTTAGCTTTGTCACGAATACCAACTGGCAGGCGTACGCCGGGGAGAGCACCCTGAGCTATTTCAGCCAGATGGTTGGACTGACGGTGCAGAACTTCCTCTCTGCCGCCACCGGGATCGCCGTGGCCTTTGCGCTGATGCGCGGCTTCGTTAACCGCGCAGTGGGCGACCTCGGTAACGCCTGGCGCGATATCACCCGCATCACGCTCTACGTGCTGCTGCCGCTGTCGCTGCTGATGGCGCTGTTCCTCGTCAGCCAGGGCGTGCTGCAAAACACCGACGGCTACCTGAGCCTGACCACGCTGGAAGGGGTCAAGCAGACGCTGCCGATGGGGCCGGTGGCCTCGCAGGAAGCGATCAAGATGATCGGTACCAACGGCGGCGGTTTCTTTAACGCCAACTCCGCGCACCCGTTTGAAAACCCGACCGTGTATAGCAACTTTGTGCAGATGCTGGCGATCTTCCTGATCCCGGCCGCGCTGTGCTTTGCCTTTGGCGACGTGCTGCGCGATCGCCGTCAGGGGCACACGCTGCTGTGGGCAATGTCGCTGATGTTCCTGGGGGCGGTGGTGGTGGTGATGTGGGCCGAGCTAAATGGCAATCCGCATTTCCTCACGCTCGGCGCCGATAGCGCCATCAATATGGAAGGTAAAGAGACGCGCTTCGGCATTCTCAACTCCAGCCTGTTTGCAGTGATCACCACCGCGGCCTCGTGCGGGGCGGTGAACGCCATGCATGACTCGTTTACCGCGCTTGGCGGCATGGTACCGATGTGGCTGATGCAGATTGGTGAGGTGGTATTCGGCGGCGTCGGGGCCGGGCTGTACGGCATGCTGCTGTTTGTGCTGCTGGCGGTGTTTATCGCCGGGCTGATGATCGGTCGCTCACCGGAGTACCTCGGGAAAAAAATCGACGTCTGGGAGATGAAAATGACCGCCCTGGCGATCCTCGTCACGCCTTGCCTGGTGCTGCTCGGCACCGCGCTGGCAATGATGACCGAGGCCGGGCGCAGCGGCATGGCGAACCCAGGCACCCATGGTTTCTCCGAGGTGCTGTACGCGGTGTCGTCAGCGGCGAACAACAACGGCAGCGCCTTTGCGGGCCTGAGCGCCAACACCCCGTTCTGGAACCTGCTGCTGGCGTTCTGCATGCTGGTTGGCCGCTTCGGCATCATCATTCCGGTGCTGGCGATTGCGGGTTCCCTCGCGCTGAAAAAGGTTCAGCCCGCAGGTCAGGGCACGCTGCCAACGCACGGCGTGCTGTTTATTGCCCTGCTGATTGGCACTGTGCTGCTGGTGGGTGCGCTGACCTTTATCCCGGCGCTGGCCTTAGGGCCGGTGGCGGAACACCTGAGTTAA
- a CDS encoding acyltransferase family protein produces MQISRQQTAWLKGIAIAFMVGHHLFAFPERIDPAVTVQHLLPWVNLERAIAGFEKICVPMFLFLSGYGFAMSKARGWRDLLKKSWGIYSQFWLVCLIFVPLGVVWFNGSGNYSLEPANVLLNLSGLSTTWNGEWWFLVLYIAYLFTLPLMRNLSSGLLLGVGLLLLVAGNLSFRYFHSSWIERDIGLYGMWLLPFICGFLAGRHKEDIDSLVHQALQRRLFWPLSVLFIVAVYGATRLPGFANLGLALVTPLFIVLCLDVCQRLPGWSKAVLAELGQRSTFIWLTHTFYCYYFFQQMIYAPRFTPLIYLLLLVVSWLTSVVLGWIYQQLFTRPKMPDNRIPT; encoded by the coding sequence ATGCAGATCTCCAGACAACAAACAGCCTGGCTTAAGGGCATCGCGATTGCCTTTATGGTCGGGCATCATCTGTTTGCCTTCCCGGAACGCATCGACCCAGCGGTGACGGTCCAGCACCTGCTGCCGTGGGTCAACCTGGAGCGGGCTATCGCCGGGTTTGAAAAAATCTGCGTGCCGATGTTCCTGTTTCTCTCCGGCTACGGCTTTGCCATGAGCAAAGCGCGCGGCTGGCGCGACCTGCTGAAAAAGAGCTGGGGGATTTACAGTCAGTTCTGGCTGGTGTGCCTGATCTTCGTGCCGCTCGGGGTAGTGTGGTTTAACGGCAGCGGAAATTACTCGCTGGAGCCGGCGAATGTGCTGCTTAACCTCAGCGGGCTGTCGACGACGTGGAACGGTGAGTGGTGGTTCCTGGTGCTCTATATCGCTTATCTGTTTACCCTGCCGCTGATGCGTAACCTGTCTTCCGGCCTGCTGCTGGGCGTGGGGCTGCTGCTGCTGGTGGCGGGCAATCTGTCGTTCCGCTATTTCCACAGCAGCTGGATTGAGCGTGATATCGGGCTTTACGGCATGTGGCTGCTGCCGTTCATCTGCGGTTTTCTGGCCGGACGGCACAAAGAGGATATTGATTCACTGGTGCATCAGGCGCTGCAACGCCGCCTGTTCTGGCCGCTGTCGGTGCTGTTTATCGTCGCAGTTTATGGCGCAACCCGCCTGCCGGGCTTCGCCAATCTCGGGCTGGCACTGGTCACGCCACTGTTTATTGTGCTGTGTCTGGATGTCTGTCAGCGCCTGCCCGGCTGGAGCAAAGCCGTGCTGGCGGAGCTGGGCCAGCGCTCAACCTTTATCTGGCTGACCCACACCTTCTACTGCTACTACTTCTTCCAGCAGATGATCTATGCGCCGCGCTTTACGCCGCTGATCTATCTGCTGCTGCTGGTCGTCTCCTGGCTGACCAGCGTGGTGCTGGGCTGGATCTACCAACAGCTGTTCACCCGCCCCAAAATGCCGGACAACCGCATCCCAACCTGA
- a CDS encoding UbiD family decarboxylase, whose amino-acid sequence MANSVYDLRSALALLAQTPGELVSTDTEVNPHAELSGVYRYVGAGGTTLRPTRAGPAMLFNKVRGFDDFRVVTGVLASRRRVGQLLGCEPARLGHLLMNSVNNPIPPVLTKATDIPCQQVIHLASDEGFDIRTLLPAPTNTEEDAGPYFTMGLCYASDPQTGESDITIHRLCIQGRDELSIYFVPGRHIDAFRQKAEAAGKALPITISIGVDPAIYIGACFEPPTTPLGFDELCVAGALRGQAVELAQAVSVDARAIAHAEVVIEGELLPNVRVREDQNTNTGKAMPEFPGYTGAANASLPLIKVKAVTHRRHPILQHTLGCSEEHVNMAGIPTEASILGMVERAMPGRLLNVFAHSSGGGKFLAVMQFKKAGPMDEGRQRQAALLAFSAFPELKHVMLVDEDVDIFDSNDVLWAMQTRYQGDVDTLFIPGVRCHPLDPSQVPEFSPSISAKGISCKTIFDCTVPYALKDRFQRCQFQEVDIQRFLPDFE is encoded by the coding sequence ATGGCAAATAGCGTTTATGACCTGCGATCCGCGCTGGCGCTGCTGGCGCAGACGCCGGGTGAGCTGGTCAGCACCGATACTGAAGTGAACCCGCACGCTGAGCTTTCCGGCGTCTATCGCTATGTCGGGGCCGGCGGCACCACGCTGCGCCCGACGCGCGCGGGGCCGGCAATGTTATTCAACAAAGTCAGAGGCTTTGACGATTTTCGCGTCGTGACCGGAGTGCTGGCATCACGCCGCCGCGTCGGGCAACTGCTCGGCTGCGAGCCTGCGCGGCTTGGGCATTTATTGATGAATTCGGTGAACAACCCGATCCCGCCGGTGCTGACCAAAGCCACCGACATCCCCTGCCAGCAGGTGATACATCTCGCCAGCGATGAGGGTTTTGATATCCGCACGCTGCTGCCTGCGCCCACTAATACTGAAGAGGACGCCGGCCCCTACTTTACCATGGGGTTGTGCTACGCCAGCGACCCGCAAACCGGCGAATCGGACATCACCATTCACCGCCTGTGCATACAGGGGCGCGATGAACTGTCGATCTATTTTGTTCCCGGCCGTCATATTGATGCGTTTCGCCAGAAGGCCGAAGCCGCCGGGAAAGCCCTGCCGATCACCATCAGCATCGGCGTTGATCCGGCGATTTATATCGGTGCCTGCTTCGAACCGCCAACCACACCGCTCGGCTTCGACGAGTTATGCGTGGCCGGCGCGCTGCGCGGGCAAGCGGTAGAGCTGGCGCAGGCGGTGTCGGTGGATGCGCGGGCGATTGCCCATGCCGAGGTGGTGATTGAGGGCGAGCTGCTCCCCAATGTGCGCGTGCGCGAGGACCAGAACACGAATACGGGTAAGGCGATGCCGGAGTTCCCGGGCTATACCGGCGCGGCAAACGCCTCCCTGCCGCTGATCAAGGTGAAAGCGGTCACCCATCGCCGCCACCCCATCCTGCAGCACACCCTCGGTTGCAGCGAAGAGCATGTCAATATGGCGGGTATCCCAACCGAGGCGAGCATACTCGGCATGGTGGAACGGGCGATGCCGGGGCGTTTGCTGAACGTGTTTGCCCACTCATCCGGCGGCGGGAAATTCCTCGCGGTGATGCAGTTTAAAAAAGCCGGACCGATGGATGAGGGGCGACAGCGGCAGGCGGCGCTGCTGGCATTCTCCGCCTTCCCCGAGCTGAAGCACGTGATGCTGGTGGATGAGGACGTGGATATTTTCGACAGCAACGACGTGCTGTGGGCGATGCAGACCCGCTATCAGGGCGATGTCGATACCCTGTTTATCCCCGGCGTGCGCTGCCACCCGCTGGACCCGTCGCAGGTGCCGGAATTCAGCCCGTCGATCAGCGCGAAGGGTATCTCCTGCAAAACCATTTTCGACTGTACCGTGCCCTATGCGCTGAAAGATCGCTTCCAGCGCTGCCAGTTTCAGGAAGTCGACATTCAGCGGTTTCTGCCAGATTTTGAATAA